The sequence AACACCAACGCTTAAATGGTATTAAACAGTTCTTGAACGTTATTCGATACAGAGCGGTAGGTTGACAACAGACGCGGTTGAATTGTTTCCAGCCGCTGCTTCATTTGAATCAGGCGCTCAAGTTTCAACGCAATACTCAAGCACTGTCCCATAGGCCCTTTCAAGTTATTCACTGCAGCTTGTGTTTCAGGTGACAGAGGCAACTTTTCAAAAAACGCCTTTTTATCCACGCCCAGCATTATATCAATACCAGATAGAAGACCAACAAAGTAACACTGGTCAGGATCTAAACCCTGATTCTTTTGGCCCTTGGCTAACTCGTAGCACATTTGTGCTCTTACCAACACCATACGTGATGCTTCCTGGCTACTGGCAGCAACGGAGCCTATAAGCGCTATCCAGCGCCGCAATTTCTCAATACCCAATCGCATGATCACATCTTTGACCCGAGTAATTGGGCTCGCCGTTGGATACAGAGGGCTATTCACTATTTTCAGAAGGCTGACTGATAGCTTAGGGTCTTCAGATATCACCTTCGATAACTCAGTTAAGTCTGGCTCCTTTTCAAAGCATAAGGACAGCACTTTTGCTAACTGTAACGAAGAGGGCTCTAACCGGGTGCCGTAAATAACTTCGGGCTTGGCAAAGTAGTACCCCTGGAACAGCTCAAAACCCAACGCTTCATAGGCCTTTTTAGTGGCTTCATCTTCAACGCGCTCGGCCAGCCACTTACCGTTAAAGCTAGTTAAGTCTTTTTTAAACGCCCGAACTTGCTCAACGGTCACCGTAGAGACATCTACTTTTATATACGATGCATACTTTAGCAATGGCTCCCACGCTGGGTCGAACTCAAAATCATCGAGCGCGAAACGGAAACCCTTGTCATGCCAGCGTGCTACCGCATTCACAACGGCTCGCGTTGGCTTTATGGTTTCTAAAAGCTCAATAACGACCTTATCAGGTTCAATAGGCAGGAAACTTTGAGACAGCAGGAAGTCGCTGGAAACATTAATAAAAGCCGTTGCGTCGTACTGAGTGGTCTGTTCGGTGATTCCCGCGCAAAGGTTAAACACCACCTCACTGGTAGCGGCAGTATCGCCCACGGTTTCAGCTGATAAATGAATAGCGCTTCGGTACAACAGTTCTACCGCGTAAAAACGATTTTTTCTGTCGTATATTGGCTGAGCCGCCAATAAAGGGGAAGATTCCAAATCTGTCTACTTTTTAAACACTGATTATTAGCTGGATTCTACGGTAGTTTTTAATAAAAGAAAAGATGAACGATTGTTATAAATTTAAGGTTTACGGCGTCCTGTAATCATGGGCTTTATAAGCTCAATGCGACCCCACCAACCTGTCAAAAACACGGCTGCAACATGAATAATGGCCCCTATAAATAAGCTATGGGCAATGTATTCATGAATGTTCTCGACCAGCGTGCTACCAAAAAATGCGTCTGTTTCTTCGAGCAGAAAACCGGTGGTGCCCTGTGCTAAAAACAAGAACCAAAACAGCAATATCAGCATACCGCCAACAGCGTTATGCCCGGATTCATTAGGAATCTCGCGACTTTTTAGTTCACGTAAATGTTGAGCTATACGAGTAGGGGTAGGAAAAAAATCAATAACTCGTGCGCGTTTAGGGCCAATAAAACCCCAAATAATACGAGCAAACACTAAAATCCAGACACAATAGCCAACCCACTGATGAATCGTCTCGCCAGGCTCTAGTACAAAATAATTTAGCGTAAATCCAATAACAATAAGCCAGTGGTAAATGCGAATATACTTATCCCAAATAACCACTGGCTTACTCATCAGCTTACTCTTTTTCTTCTTTTACAACGCTGCCATCAACAGGATTAAAGTAGATTTCTACTTTCTCCCCTGCCTGGTTTTTGCCGTAAATCTCATAGCAGTTACCGGGAGTGACTTTAAACTCATTAATGTCATACCCCTGCTCTTTTAAACCAGCCTGGAACTGCTCTTGATCCATCCATTCTGATTGCGGAGCTGTCGTACAACGAGTTTCCGTTTCTTCGGCACTGCAAGCGGCTAACAATGCAGCTGCACCTGCCATCGCGGTTAGTTTTAATGCGTTCATATCAAACTCCTATTTTTCGTTAGGAAGTGACTCGAAGCCCATGTGATAGAGCGTAAAGCCGAAAATATCCGAATACTGCTCAATTGTTTTTGATACTGGCGTCCCCGCACCATGACCCGCATTGGTTTCAATACGAATCAACTGAGGGTTATTGCCACCCGCTTTGTCCTGCAATTCCGCAGCAAACTTAAAGGAATGTGCAGGTACGACACGGTCATCATGATCACCTGTAGTAATTAGTGTTGCCGGGTACTCAACACCCTCTTTTACGTTATGCACTGGTGAGTAGTTCAGCAAGTATTCAAACATTTCTTTACTGTCTTCTGCTGTACCATAGTCATACGCCCATCCAGCACCCGCAGTGAAGGTGTGATAGCGAAGCATATCCAATACACCAACTGCCGGTAGAGCAACCGCAAACAGCTCAGGACGCTGAGTCATTACCGCACCAACCAGCAAGCCGCCGTTTGAGCCTCCACGAACCGCCAGGCGCTCAGACGAAGTATAGTCAGCTTCTATCAGATATTCCGCTGCCGCAATAAAGTCATCGAACACGTTTTGCTTCTGCATTTTAGTGCCGGCTTTATGCCACTCTTTACCGTACTCGCCACCACCACGTAAGTTGGCAACCGCGTAAACACCGCCCATTTCCAGCCAGGCGGCGTTAGCAATGCTGAAACTTGGTGTCAGGCTGATGTTAAAGCCACCGTAACCATAAAGAATCGTTGGGTTCGTACCATCCAGTTCAAGACCCTTTTTATGGGTGATGATCATCGGAACCTCAGTACCATCTTTAGAACTATAGAAGACTTGTTTACTAACATACTTGCTCGAATCGAAGTCCGCGCCCGATGCTTCATAAACGACCGACTCTCCGGTTTCAGGGTTCATTTCGTAAATGGTGCTTGGCGTGCTGTAGTTCGTGAAGCTGTAATACACTTTTTCAGCGTCCTGCTTCTCACTAAAGCCACTCGCGCTGCCAACGCCCGGCAAAGCGATGTCACGTACCTTATTGCCGTCGTAGTCGTACTGCTCAACTTTTGAGACCGCATCGACCATATACTCTGCAAAGATATAGCCCGCACCGGTTGACGGGTTCAATACGTGCTCGCTGTGCGCAATAAAGTCCTGCCAATTGTCGGGCTTAGGGTTACTGGCATTCACGGTCACAACACGACCGTTTGGCGCATCCATATTCGTTTCTAAATACAGCGTGTCACCACGAGTCGTCAGAACCGACGTATCATAGGCCACATCACCATCAACCAACACTAACTCTGAGTCGGGCTTCGTTAAGTCTTTAATGTACAACTTGTTACCAGACGTCGAATTCGCGGCCGAAACCACCAGAAAACGATCGTCTTCAGTTACGTAACCACCCACGTAGCGATGTTTCTCAGCTTCCGTACCACCGAAAATTAGGTCGTCTTCAGACTGAGGCGTACCAATCTCATGGTAATACAGTTTGTGCTGGTCGGTCTTCGCTGATAATTCACTACCTTCAGGTTTGTCATAGCTCGAGTAGTAAAAACCTTCGTTGCCCTTCCACGAAATACCGCTGAACTTAACGTCTACGAGCGGCTCTTCATGTTGATCACCTGTTTCTGCGTCAATGACAATAATTTTACGCCAGTCACTGCCGCCTTCAGAAATCGAATACGCCGCAATAGAACCGTCTTCACTGAACGTTAACTGCGCCAAAGACGTTGTGCCATCTTCACTAAACTTATTTGGGTCTAAAAAGACTTCGGCTTCAGCGTCTTCACTTTTCTTACGGTAAACAACGTATTGGTTTTGCAAACCGTCGTTCTTGTAGAAATAGATGTAGTCACCCTCAAAACGAGGCGCGCTGACTTTTTCATAATTCCACAATTCCGTTAAGCGTTCTTCAATTTTTTCGCGGAACGGAATTTTCTCCAAATGGCTAAATGTTACTTCATTTTGCGCTTTTACCCAGGCTTCCGTTTCTTCGCTACGGTCGTCTTCTAGCCAGCGATACGGGTCCGCTACTTCAGTGCCAAAGTAGGTGTCGACCACATCGCCTTTACGCGTCTCTGGATACTGCATTTGATTATTCACTTCTTCGTCATTGTCAGGTGACTGTGAGCAGGCTGTCAGCAAACTCACAGCAACCACTCCTAGTAAGTATTTCATTGTTGTTATCCTTATTTGAACTTAACGACTTCACCTTTTAGCGCTACACCCGCCATTAGAAAGCCTGCGCCACATTGAAACTCTTCAGCACTCGCAAACTCATTATGGTTATAGTTCGACTTGATATTAATCACCGCGTCATAACCATTCTCACGAGCATTTTCCTGTAAAACTTTTAGTGCTGACAACAAAACCCACTCACAAGCTTCTCGGTCAGATTTACCAAAGGCATTGGTTTTACGACTTGTGCTAATCACACCCATCGATTGAGCCACTTCAGGATGCGACTGCCCTGCAAAGTAAAAAGGCACATCGTGTAGCGCCGCTTTTGCCTTGGCCGTCTCAACCGCTGGCTTAATTTCAAGAGTAACGACATCATCTCTCGCTTCAGCTGAGAATGACAGTAACGCAGAAACAGTAAGTGCACTAGCAACGAGTAAGTTTTTCATGAGTATTTCCTTATTTATTAGAGTTATTCCAACGTTTAAAAATCAGTGATGTATTAATACCACCAAAAGCAAAATTGTTTGTCATGACATAGTCAGTATCAAGCTCGCGTCCTTCACCTGTAATGTAATCCAGCTTTCCGCACTCGTCATCGACGTCATTTAAATTGATCGTCGGTGCGAACCACTTGTCCTTCATCATTTCTATGGATGCCCAGGCTTCGATAGTGCCGCACGCACCGAGGGTATGTCCTAAGTAACTCTTTAACGAGCTAATGGGCACGGCACGACTAAAAACAGACGCGGTCGCATTCGACTCAGCAACGTCGCCACGATCAGTCGCTGTTCCGTGCGCATTCACATACCCAATAGCATCAGGACTCAGTTGCGCTTGTTCCAGCGCTAGCTTCATAGCGACAGCCATTGTCTCAGCCGTCGGCTGAGTCACGTGAGCGCCGTCTGAGTTGGTACCAAAACCGACTAACTCAGCGTAAATAGGGGCGCCTCGTTCAAGCGCATGGTCTAATTCTTCCAGTATGAAGGTACCCGCGCCTTCGCCTATTACCAGACCATCGCGGTTTTTATCGAACGGTCGCGGCGTACTCTCTGGCTCATCATTACGCGTGCTGGTCGCGTACAAGGTATCAAAGACCACGCCCTCTGATGGACATAACGCTTCGGCACCACCGGCAATCATCACTTTCTGATGACCATAGCGAATGGCTTCATAAGCATAGCCAAGACCTTGCGACGCCGACGTACAGGCTGAGCTAGTGGTATGCACCCGACCTTTTACGCCATAAAAAACACCCAAGTTCACCGCCGTAGTATGGCCCATGCTTTTTATGTAAGTCGTCGCATTCAAGCCGGTCATGTCACCTGTGGACAACATGTTGCCAAAAATTTTCATCTGTTCGGTATCGCCCGTAGACGAGCCATAAGCGACGCCGCAACGCCCATCGGTAATGCAGTCATCATTCAGTAGCCCGGCGTCTTCTAGCGCCACTTCTGTGGCTCGGGTTGCCATCAAACTGACGGTACTCATTGAGCGCACCGCTTTACGCGAATAATGCTTCGGCTTTTTAAAAGGTGGTTGAATGGGTGCAGCTAAGCGCGTATTTAAGCCTTCAAAGCGCTCCCACTCCGGCATAGTGACGACCGCATTTTTACCCGCCTCTAACTGTTGACGAAAATCCTGCCAGTTATCACCAAAGGCAGTGACGCAGCCCATCCCTGTTACGACAACCCGTTTCATTACACTAACCCACCATTCACTGAGAAGACTTGGCGCGTGATATACGCCGCCGAAGGCTGGAACAAGTAACCGACTAAACCGGCAACTTCTTCTGGCTTGCCCGCTCGACGTAGCGGAATCATCGACATGATTTGTTTTTCGTGCTCAAGCTCTTCTGTCATATCCGTTTCAATGAGTCCTGGCGCGACACAATTCACGGTGATTTTGCGCTTTGCCACTTCCAATGCCAGCGCCTTCGTTGCTGCAATAACACCGCCTTTCGAGGCACTGTAATTCACTTGCCCCCGGTTGCCGGCAATGCCTGATACAGAGGCGATAGTTACGATGCGGCCGCCTTGACGCTTTTGAATCATTGGCATAATAAGCGGGTGCAACACGTTATAGAAACCACCTAAGTTCGTTTCCAGAACGCTGTCCCAGTCGTCATCGGTCAGCGACGGGAAAGCACCGTCACGAGTAACCCCAGCGTTGCACACCGCACCATAATAGGCACCGTGTTGTTCAATATCGTTTTCAATAGTCTCTCTGGCGGCTGCTCGGTCACTAACATCAAAGACTAAAAGTGACGCTTGCTGCCCCAACGCTTCAATTTCAGCCACCACCTTCTCGGCAGATGCGCGATCAGAACGGCAATGCACCGCAACATCATAACCGTCCCCGGCAAGCTGCAATGCAATAGCGCGCCCAATCCCTTTACCAGAGCCTGTTACTAAAACGCGATGACTGTTATCGCTAGCTTCTTTTGTCGCCATCTTAGTCGCCATAATTTTCCTCTATAAATGCTTTTTCATCGGGAGGCTGATACACATTGAGCCTCGCTTTGGCTACGACAGCCTCTTGCTGAGAAATAAAGCACTCAAACACACTCAAACCAGATTCTTCAACGTGAATTTCTTCAACGTCAACATCATAGCTTTGCCCCAGTTCGAAATGCTCAACGTCACAGGTGTACTTCCGAGTTCCAAGTAAAAAACCTAACTTAATATCGTCACCCTGGCTTTTGTGGCGGTTACCGGCAACGGCGGCAATGCTCTGTGCCATGAGTTCAATGCCGACATGGGCGGGTAGACCTTTTAAGGCGTCATTATAAAACAGATTATCTTCGGTAACTGTCAATCGACAACGTCCTTTTATGTCCTCCACCGATACCAATTCGTCAATGAGCTTCATTGGCGGTTGGTGCTTAATTAATTCATTAAGTGTATATGTCACTGTTCACCCTTACTAAATACAAGCGAAACATTATTTCCGCCAAACGCAAACGAGTTGCTTAAACAGTGTTTAACCGGTTTAGCAAGCGATTCACCTTGATACAGATTGAGCGGCTGAATGTCAGAGTCCGTCTGTCTGTCCCAGGCATGCTTAGGCAACCCGCTTTGTTTTGACAGCGCTAGCCAACACATCACGGCTTCTATTGCGCCAGCCGCTCCCAACGTGTGCCCCGTTAATGCCTTGGTTGAACTGGCCGGTATATGCTGCAAGCCGAGTTCGGTGACCGCATGCGCCTCCATCTTGTCGTTCAGCGGCGTCGCAGTACCGTGCAGGTTGATATAGCTCAACTCACTGACATCAACGCCAGCCTCTGTCAGCGCACCTTGCATAGCAGCAATGGCGCCTCGTCCTTCCGGATGCGGCGCTGACATATGGTGCGCATCGGAGGTCGACCTCGCGCCGGTAAGACACACCGGCTCATCCTGCAAGTTGTCTTCGGCACGCGTAGCAATAAATAGTCCAGCAGCTTCACCAATCGTAATGCCGTTACGATTGACGCTAAACGGATTACAAGGCTCTGAAGACATCGACTCCAATGCTTTAAACCCATTCAGAGTCAGCTTGCATAAGGAGTCAACACCGCCCACAACGACAGCGTCAGCAACCCCAGACGCCAGTAAAGAGCGTGCGCTCATAAAGGCTCTTGCGCTCGATGAGCAAGCTGTCGAGATACCGTAAGCGGGTCCCTCGATGCCCATGAGCATAGCCAGACACTCCGCTGGCGCGACCATTTCCTGCATTTTGTAGTGGAAACTCTCTGGCAACTCACCCTGTTTTTCGTGGTGAGCCAGCGCCTCTTCTCCTGACGCAATACCAGATGTACTGGTACCTAACACCACGGCAACACGGTGTGCACCGACTTGATTGATCAACGTCTTAAGTGGTGCCTCAATTTGCTTTAAAGCGCCAAGCAGCAGTTGGTTGTTGCGGGTTTGCATAGCAACCGGAAGTTCACTCAACGCCGGCAATTTATCATCAGTAATTTTGCCGTGGTAATAGTCACTACCGTCGTTAAGCGTGTCATTCGCCAATGACAAACCGGTATTATCTCCCGCAA comes from Idiomarina sp. X4 and encodes:
- a CDS encoding EAL and HDOD domain-containing protein is translated as MESSPLLAAQPIYDRKNRFYAVELLYRSAIHLSAETVGDTAATSEVVFNLCAGITEQTTQYDATAFINVSSDFLLSQSFLPIEPDKVVIELLETIKPTRAVVNAVARWHDKGFRFALDDFEFDPAWEPLLKYASYIKVDVSTVTVEQVRAFKKDLTSFNGKWLAERVEDEATKKAYEALGFELFQGYYFAKPEVIYGTRLEPSSLQLAKVLSLCFEKEPDLTELSKVISEDPKLSVSLLKIVNSPLYPTASPITRVKDVIMRLGIEKLRRWIALIGSVAASSQEASRMVLVRAQMCYELAKGQKNQGLDPDQCYFVGLLSGIDIMLGVDKKAFFEKLPLSPETQAAVNNLKGPMGQCLSIALKLERLIQMKQRLETIQPRLLSTYRSVSNNVQELFNTI
- a CDS encoding cytochrome b/b6 domain-containing protein, whose protein sequence is MSKPVVIWDKYIRIYHWLIVIGFTLNYFVLEPGETIHQWVGYCVWILVFARIIWGFIGPKRARVIDFFPTPTRIAQHLRELKSREIPNESGHNAVGGMLILLFWFLFLAQGTTGFLLEETDAFFGSTLVENIHEYIAHSLFIGAIIHVAAVFLTGWWGRIELIKPMITGRRKP
- a CDS encoding PepSY domain-containing protein, yielding MNALKLTAMAGAAALLAACSAEETETRCTTAPQSEWMDQEQFQAGLKEQGYDINEFKVTPGNCYEIYGKNQAGEKVEIYFNPVDGSVVKEEKE
- a CDS encoding prolyl oligopeptidase family serine peptidase, which translates into the protein MKYLLGVVAVSLLTACSQSPDNDEEVNNQMQYPETRKGDVVDTYFGTEVADPYRWLEDDRSEETEAWVKAQNEVTFSHLEKIPFREKIEERLTELWNYEKVSAPRFEGDYIYFYKNDGLQNQYVVYRKKSEDAEAEVFLDPNKFSEDGTTSLAQLTFSEDGSIAAYSISEGGSDWRKIIVIDAETGDQHEEPLVDVKFSGISWKGNEGFYYSSYDKPEGSELSAKTDQHKLYYHEIGTPQSEDDLIFGGTEAEKHRYVGGYVTEDDRFLVVSAANSTSGNKLYIKDLTKPDSELVLVDGDVAYDTSVLTTRGDTLYLETNMDAPNGRVVTVNASNPKPDNWQDFIAHSEHVLNPSTGAGYIFAEYMVDAVSKVEQYDYDGNKVRDIALPGVGSASGFSEKQDAEKVYYSFTNYSTPSTIYEMNPETGESVVYEASGADFDSSKYVSKQVFYSSKDGTEVPMIITHKKGLELDGTNPTILYGYGGFNISLTPSFSIANAAWLEMGGVYAVANLRGGGEYGKEWHKAGTKMQKQNVFDDFIAAAEYLIEADYTSSERLAVRGGSNGGLLVGAVMTQRPELFAVALPAVGVLDMLRYHTFTAGAGWAYDYGTAEDSKEMFEYLLNYSPVHNVKEGVEYPATLITTGDHDDRVVPAHSFKFAAELQDKAGGNNPQLIRIETNAGHGAGTPVSKTIEQYSDIFGFTLYHMGFESLPNEK
- a CDS encoding excinuclease ABC subunit A, with amino-acid sequence MKNLLVASALTVSALLSFSAEARDDVVTLEIKPAVETAKAKAALHDVPFYFAGQSHPEVAQSMGVISTSRKTNAFGKSDREACEWVLLSALKVLQENARENGYDAVINIKSNYNHNEFASAEEFQCGAGFLMAGVALKGEVVKFK
- a CDS encoding beta-ketoacyl-ACP synthase; protein product: MKRVVVTGMGCVTAFGDNWQDFRQQLEAGKNAVVTMPEWERFEGLNTRLAAPIQPPFKKPKHYSRKAVRSMSTVSLMATRATEVALEDAGLLNDDCITDGRCGVAYGSSTGDTEQMKIFGNMLSTGDMTGLNATTYIKSMGHTTAVNLGVFYGVKGRVHTTSSACTSASQGLGYAYEAIRYGHQKVMIAGGAEALCPSEGVVFDTLYATSTRNDEPESTPRPFDKNRDGLVIGEGAGTFILEELDHALERGAPIYAELVGFGTNSDGAHVTQPTAETMAVAMKLALEQAQLSPDAIGYVNAHGTATDRGDVAESNATASVFSRAVPISSLKSYLGHTLGACGTIEAWASIEMMKDKWFAPTINLNDVDDECGKLDYITGEGRELDTDYVMTNNFAFGGINTSLIFKRWNNSNK
- the fabG gene encoding 3-oxoacyl-ACP reductase FabG; this encodes MATKMATKEASDNSHRVLVTGSGKGIGRAIALQLAGDGYDVAVHCRSDRASAEKVVAEIEALGQQASLLVFDVSDRAAARETIENDIEQHGAYYGAVCNAGVTRDGAFPSLTDDDWDSVLETNLGGFYNVLHPLIMPMIQKRQGGRIVTIASVSGIAGNRGQVNYSASKGGVIAATKALALEVAKRKITVNCVAPGLIETDMTEELEHEKQIMSMIPLRRAGKPEEVAGLVGYLFQPSAAYITRQVFSVNGGLV
- a CDS encoding hotdog family protein — translated: MTYTLNELIKHQPPMKLIDELVSVEDIKGRCRLTVTEDNLFYNDALKGLPAHVGIELMAQSIAAVAGNRHKSQGDDIKLGFLLGTRKYTCDVEHFELGQSYDVDVEEIHVEESGLSVFECFISQQEAVVAKARLNVYQPPDEKAFIEENYGD
- a CDS encoding beta-ketoacyl-ACP synthase, producing MKISLSKPGAVCAAGMTCDDIWSAALAGDNTGLSLANDTLNDGSDYYHGKITDDKLPALSELPVAMQTRNNQLLLGALKQIEAPLKTLINQVGAHRVAVVLGTSTSGIASGEEALAHHEKQGELPESFHYKMQEMVAPAECLAMLMGIEGPAYGISTACSSSARAFMSARSLLASGVADAVVVGGVDSLCKLTLNGFKALESMSSEPCNPFSVNRNGITIGEAAGLFIATRAEDNLQDEPVCLTGARSTSDAHHMSAPHPEGRGAIAAMQGALTEAGVDVSELSYINLHGTATPLNDKMEAHAVTELGLQHIPASSTKALTGHTLGAAGAIEAVMCWLALSKQSGLPKHAWDRQTDSDIQPLNLYQGESLAKPVKHCLSNSFAFGGNNVSLVFSKGEQ